CGCACAATTGCAATTAACCCCGGCTTTTGCACCGGCGACAGATACGGCAACAGAAAATAAAATCAAACAACAGGTCTTTAACACCCTGGTGGGGCAAATATCCTCCATCCAGCTTGACTTTGCCGTGGCAAGTGAGGCCATCACACCGAAAATGCACTTGGCTTTGCAACGCATCTATCGGGATATCTCCCGGTTAACCCCCCTGGCGGAAACACTTGAATTAAGCTTCGGGCTGCTCATTATCGGCAGCAGCGATAATACCGGCAATAAAGCTGCTAACCGGGCATTGAGTCTTCAAAGGGCTGAGAATACCGCGCAGGCCTTGCAGCAATTGGGGTTGAGCAAAGACAAGATGTATGTCACCGGCCTGGGACAGCTTGATATCGCCCAGGTAGCAGATACCGCAAGAAAAGTGATGTTTAACGTGATCTTTATTGATAAATCACAATGATTTATCTCAAAAAAGTAATCACGGCGAAAAATGCAACCGCATACGCTACACTTGGCATATACAGATAATAATAACAGGTTGGCACAACGGAGATGACGCTTTGATTCAGAAAAAAATCTGCCTGTTAGGCGCATCCAGCGTCGGCAAGACCAGTTTAGTCAGGCAATTCGTCGAGGGTATCTTCAGCGAAAAATACCTGACCACCATAGGCGTTAAAGTCGATAAAAAAGTTGTCTCTTTAGCGCACGAACAAGTGCAGTTACTGCTGTGGGATATCGAAGGCAACGATCGTTATCATGTCTTTCAGGAGCGCTACCTGCGCGGCGCCGCAGCCTACATCATAGTGGTGGACCAAACCCGCGCCTCTTCCCTGCTCGAAGGCATAGATATACACACCCTCGCCCGCCAGGCCAGCGACTGCCCGGCGATACTGGCAATCAATAAAAATGACTTACAGGCCACCTGGCACTGGGATGACAGTGAAAATAAAAGCTATCACAAGCTGTTCGACCTGCAATTTATCACCAGTGCAAAAACCGGAGAGCAGGTAGAAGCCATGTTTCTGGCAATAGCCGAGCTGCTGTACAGGAGTAAAAAAGATGACGTCACCACTTAACCATGTGCTCAATGCCCTGGACCAACTTGTCCTTGAAGTTATCGACAGCAAAACAGGCACGGTAAAGTTAATTGGCGGCGACAACCTGTGGGTCGGTGATTTATTCCCCCAGTCACGCGGCCGGGATACCTTTGTTATCGACGATGAAACTCCCTTTTTACATGATTTTTTGCATGACGCCCGGCAAGTATGGCGCGAGCCACGCGATGCCCGGCTAAAATCCGGCTTTTGGACCGAAATTACCAAAAACAAATCGGAATTGCATTTAGAAGCCATAGCCATCAAAAAAGAGCAGCGAAACTTACTGGTGATCGCAAACCAACAGGAAGAATTCAAACTGCACCAGCATACCAAACAACTGGCCCGGGAATTATTGCTGTCCAATGACCGCCTCTTTTTACAGAATGAATACCTGCACACCCGGTTGCTTTCTATTTTTAAACAGCCGTCTGAGCACAGCGCCCTGCCGGTAGCGCTCACCAATATCATAGAAAATGCCGAATTCGCCGTGGTCATTGTCGATGATAACCTAACCACTATCGTTGAAAACTCGGCCGCCCAAAGCCTGTTCGAAGAAAATAAACCCTTTCACAGCCAGCCGTCCAACCCCATAGAAATCATTCTGAAATTGATGAAAAATCAATTACCAGAGTACGACAGGATTTTATCAACCAAGTCGAACTGGAACGGCGAGTTATGCTGGATGTCTCCGCCGGCAACATTAAAATGGCTGAAAATATCTTTCTATCCGGTAAAAAATAAACTCAACAAACTGGAAAACTGGATAGTTTTTGCCAACGACATCAGCACCATTAAATATTTAGTACAACGCAATGAACAACTCGCGCTGCAGGATATGCTGACCGAATTGCCGAACCGCTTTTCCTTCTGGCAAACGCTCGAAAAGCACATAGCCTCGGCAACCCCTTTCTACCTGCTCTATGTCGATATCAATAACTTTCGGAGACACAACGAATTTTATGGTCACGACGAAGGCGATAAGCTGCTGGTAGAGTTCGGTAAACGCCTTAAAAATGAAATAAAAGCATCCGATTTTATTGCCAGGGTTGGCGGTGATGAATTTGCCATTATTTTAGCGAACCTGGACAACCAAAAGTCATGCGAAATAGCGATACAACGCATATTCAGCCATATCAAAAAGCCCTTTACCACCAGTAAAGCCGAAGATTTCAATATCAGTATCAGCATTGGCGCGGCCAGTTTTCCCCATGACGCCCAGACGGCAGAAGAGTTGATGAAGTTTGTTGATTTAAGCGCATATAACGGCAAGAAAAGTAACAAAAACTCCCTGCAATTTTATTCCCAGTCGATGAAAGATGCTTCGCATCAGGCCATTCAGATCGAAAATGAACTGAGGCGCGCCATAGAAAATGATGAATTTGAATTGTTTCTACAGCCGATAGTCAACTTAGCCAACAACAAGATTGAAAAAGCCGAGGCCCTGATCCGCTGGAATCATCCTAAAAAAGGCATGGTCGGGCCGGACAAGTTCATACCCGTTGCAGAAAAAAGCGAATTGATTATTGCCATTGGCGAATGGGTCATCAGCAGGGCCTGCCAACTGGTCAAGCAAATAAATGAACTCGGCTACCGCATCAAAATTTCCATGAACCTGTCTTCAGCCCAGGTAACCGACAGGAATTTATTCTCCTACCTGCACACCTGTGTCAATAATTACCAGGTAGACCCCTATCTGCTGGAGCTGGAAGTAACTGAAGGCGTACTGGTTGACGATTATTCCGTTGCCAATAAATTATTGAGCAAAGTCAGAACCATAGGTATGAGTGTCTCTGTTGACGATTTTGGCACCGGGTATAGCTCGTTAAGTTACCTGAAACAGTTGCCCCTGGATTTCATCAAAATTGACCGCTCTTTTATCAAAGACATTGTCAGCGACGATAATGACAAAGCCATAGTACGGGCGGTTATTGCCATGGCGCATAACCTCAACCTATGCGTGATCGCCGAAGGCGTAGAAACAGAAGAGCAACTGAATTTCCTTACCGACAATTCATGTAATTCTGTTCAGGGCTACTTGTTCAGCCGCCCGGTGAAATTTACCGACTTCATCGAATTGCTGCAGCATTAACAAAACCACCGCTCCCGGCAAGGGAGTCGGTGACTTTTAACCCGCTGCTTTCACTAGGGCTAATCAAATTTCAGCATTACCGGAACGTCAACCAGGCGATCAAGCCCTAAATAAGCAGGCTGCCGGCTTTGAATATTAAAAAATTCAGGCTGTGGCGACCGGCTGTAAGCGTTCTGCCATTCTATCAGGGCAAAATCATCAATATTTATCCGGGCCTTTTCACCGCTTGGCAATAGCAGTTCAGCCAATACCCGGTAACTTCTGTAACCGATACGGGGCGAATTAAACTCCAGCTCAACATGTTGCCAGTTGGCATCGGCGGCTAAATCAACGCTGCCGATCAAATGCTTTTTGCCCTTGTTGAAGGCATCAAACAGTTTCTGGGATCTTTTCCTGCCCTGCCAGTAAAAGTTCACCTTAACCGCTTCGCTGGTTTGAAATTTGGCGGTAACCGTCATGGCGCTACTGGGCTTGTAAACCCGGCGGAAACTCTGCATGCCAAAAAAGCTCGGTCTTGACCCACTAAGCTCAAGCGATAAACTTTTATTGCCGCTGGCGCCAAAGTCGTTCACCGACATATGTTCACGCTCAAACAACCAGCCCCGCTCCGGGCTGCTGAAAGTATCAAAGCTTTCAAAGTCGCTGCCGTTGATTAAGTTAGTCCCCAAACGGTAACGCACGTCCTGATCCGGCAAGGCAACGGCGGTTAGCTCCTGTTGCCAGGGCAAGTGATACAGGCTCGCCACCCGGGTATTTTTGTCAAACGCCAGCGGTTGCATTTCAACCGCGCTATCTAGCCGCTTGCCCATGCCTGCATAACCTTGGTTATCCCGGGTTATCACCCCATGCCCGCCTGACCGGCCAATAAAGGTGTTACGGATTTCTGACAACTCCTTGAGGCGTTTCATCACGGTATAGCGGTGCATGCCGGTGGCAGGTGTCGGCTTGTAGCCTTTAACATAAAGCGGCACAATCTCTGCCCGGTGAAACTTACCGTCATCAAGCCAGACATAAAGAATAAAGCTGTGCTGGGTGGCACTGAAATTCTGATCAAAAATAAAGTTGCCCATAGAATAGGCAATCAGTTTATTGTTATACAACTCCAGCCCCTGGCTGACATGGGGATGGTGGGCGATAGCAATGGCGGCTCCAACGTCCAGCGACGATTTCAGCCGCTGCTCGGTGACCCCGGTAGGGCCGTCGGCGTATTCCAGGCTGCCGTGATATTGCACTAGGGTTACCCGGTTTTGTTCAACCTCACCGGCAACCGAGCTTAAAATATTTGCCATAGAACCATAGGCCGCGCCGCCATGCTCATGGTTAGCGGTTTGCGTAGGCTTGGCGCTGCCTTCCCAGCCGACATAGCCCAGCATGGAAAAATCCT
This genomic window from Thalassomonas viridans contains:
- a CDS encoding bifunctional diguanylate cyclase/phosphodiesterase, giving the protein MTSPLNHVLNALDQLVLEVIDSKTGTVKLIGGDNLWVGDLFPQSRGRDTFVIDDETPFLHDFLHDARQVWREPRDARLKSGFWTEITKNKSELHLEAIAIKKEQRNLLVIANQQEEFKLHQHTKQLARELLLSNDRLFLQNEYLHTRLLSIFKQPSEHSALPVALTNIIENAEFAVVIVDDNLTTIVENSAAQSLFEENKPFHSQPSNPIEIILKLMKNQLPEYDRILSTKSNWNGELCWMSPPATLKWLKISFYPVKNKLNKLENWIVFANDISTIKYLVQRNEQLALQDMLTELPNRFSFWQTLEKHIASATPFYLLYVDINNFRRHNEFYGHDEGDKLLVEFGKRLKNEIKASDFIARVGGDEFAIILANLDNQKSCEIAIQRIFSHIKKPFTTSKAEDFNISISIGAASFPHDAQTAEELMKFVDLSAYNGKKSNKNSLQFYSQSMKDASHQAIQIENELRRAIENDEFELFLQPIVNLANNKIEKAEALIRWNHPKKGMVGPDKFIPVAEKSELIIAIGEWVISRACQLVKQINELGYRIKISMNLSSAQVTDRNLFSYLHTCVNNYQVDPYLLELEVTEGVLVDDYSVANKLLSKVRTIGMSVSVDDFGTGYSSLSYLKQLPLDFIKIDRSFIKDIVSDDNDKAIVRAVIAMAHNLNLCVIAEGVETEEQLNFLTDNSCNSVQGYLFSRPVKFTDFIELLQH
- a CDS encoding CapA family protein, with product MRYFLRACLLALPLGLSVNCVANAGSEEQAEFNLTGSIVDEQGRAVSGVKVEVLETRDISDNDGGFELKPAAADTYQLRFSHPGYFPLVQTFSHYELAHNSASLLNDISLVSRAKNRVMLAFGGDVMMGRRYYKPYFGDEVLIRPEHKLADSRAIVEHIKPYMSIADYAAVNLETQVADKTPGERASKSVTFYSQPEILDALTWAGIDYVSLGNNHTYDYKESGLNSTLAFLEQSELGYSGAGINEKAALKAYRQKINNKDFSMLGYVGWEGSAKPTQTANHEHGGAAYGSMANILSSVAGEVEQNRVTLVQYHGSLEYADGPTGVTEQRLKSSLDVGAAIAIAHHPHVSQGLELYNNKLIAYSMGNFIFDQNFSATQHSFILYVWLDDGKFHRAEIVPLYVKGYKPTPATGMHRYTVMKRLKELSEIRNTFIGRSGGHGVITRDNQGYAGMGKRLDSAVEMQPLAFDKNTRVASLYHLPWQQELTAVALPDQDVRYRLGTNLINGSDFESFDTFSSPERGWLFEREHMSVNDFGASGNKSLSLELSGSRPSFFGMQSFRRVYKPSSAMTVTAKFQTSEAVKVNFYWQGRKRSQKLFDAFNKGKKHLIGSVDLAADANWQHVELEFNSPRIGYRSYRVLAELLLPSGEKARINIDDFALIEWQNAYSRSPQPEFFNIQSRQPAYLGLDRLVDVPVMLKFD
- a CDS encoding Rab family GTPase; the protein is MIQKKICLLGASSVGKTSLVRQFVEGIFSEKYLTTIGVKVDKKVVSLAHEQVQLLLWDIEGNDRYHVFQERYLRGAAAYIIVVDQTRASSLLEGIDIHTLARQASDCPAILAINKNDLQATWHWDDSENKSYHKLFDLQFITSAKTGEQVEAMFLAIAELLYRSKKDDVTT